A part of Denitratisoma oestradiolicum genomic DNA contains:
- a CDS encoding nitronate monooxygenase: protein MSGPLHTQLCEKLGIEYPVVAFTHCKDVAVAVINAGGFAVLGEALHTPDQIAADIKWIRERIGGKPFGIDLVLPSSVAEEQSVDELLAMIPQGHRDFEQMIKRKYNVPDPKIAPDIHHWGGLDQKRALAQLDVVFDERVPVFASGLGSPAFLLKRAHDLGMQVWGLVGKPRQAKKQIEAGTDVIIAQGYDAAGHTGNIGTFSIVPQVVDQARGTGVPVIAAGGVTTGRHLAAALALGADGVWTGSLWLASRESDVNLPLKERLIEAETDDTVYSNCISGYTMRTTRSPWHDEWLSDAAPEPLKPPLQMILSSNYIQGSLDYQRKDLMTEAAGQGIHYVKEMKPARQILSDIVEEALDVFDRFADA from the coding sequence ATGAGCGGTCCGCTGCATACCCAACTGTGCGAGAAACTGGGCATCGAGTATCCCGTCGTCGCCTTCACCCACTGCAAGGACGTGGCGGTAGCGGTGATCAACGCCGGCGGCTTCGCCGTCCTGGGCGAGGCCCTGCACACCCCCGACCAGATCGCCGCCGACATCAAGTGGATTCGCGAACGCATCGGCGGCAAGCCCTTCGGCATCGATCTGGTACTGCCGTCCTCCGTGGCCGAGGAACAGAGCGTCGACGAACTGCTGGCCATGATCCCCCAGGGCCATCGGGATTTCGAGCAGATGATCAAGCGGAAGTACAACGTGCCCGATCCCAAGATCGCTCCCGATATCCACCACTGGGGCGGCCTCGACCAGAAGCGCGCCCTGGCCCAGCTGGATGTGGTCTTTGACGAGCGGGTGCCGGTGTTCGCCTCCGGGCTGGGTTCCCCCGCCTTCCTGTTGAAGCGCGCTCACGATCTGGGCATGCAGGTCTGGGGTCTGGTGGGCAAGCCCCGCCAGGCCAAGAAGCAGATCGAGGCCGGCACCGACGTGATCATCGCCCAAGGCTATGACGCGGCCGGCCATACCGGCAACATCGGCACCTTCTCCATCGTGCCCCAGGTGGTGGACCAGGCCCGCGGCACCGGCGTGCCCGTGATCGCCGCCGGCGGCGTGACCACCGGCCGCCATCTGGCCGCCGCCCTGGCCCTGGGTGCCGACGGCGTGTGGACCGGCTCCCTGTGGCTGGCCTCCCGCGAATCCGACGTCAATCTGCCCCTCAAGGAGCGTCTGATCGAGGCCGAGACCGACGACACGGTCTACTCCAACTGCATCTCCGGCTACACCATGCGCACGACCCGCTCTCCCTGGCACGACGAATGGCTCAGCGATGCAGCTCCCGAGCCCCTGAAGCCGCCCCTGCAGATGATCCTGTCCTCCAACTACATCCAGGGCTCCCTGGACTACCAGCGCAAGGACCTGATGACCGAAGCCGCCGGCCAGGGCATCCACTACGTGAAGGAAATGAAGCCCGCGCGTCAGATCCTGTCCGACATCGTCGAGGAAGCCCTCGATGTCTTCGACCGCTTCGCCGACGCCTGA
- a CDS encoding FAD binding domain-containing protein: MARRNGDLALAGVALTLQASGGICTAARIAAFGVNATAVRLPQAEAALVGQALNATNFTNAAALGAAELVEPMTCIHASASYRRQLVKTLLERCLAEAAGRLG, from the coding sequence ATGGCCCGCCGGAACGGCGATCTGGCCCTGGCCGGGGTGGCCCTGACCCTGCAAGCCAGTGGCGGGATCTGTACGGCAGCGCGGATCGCCGCCTTCGGGGTGAATGCCACGGCGGTGCGCCTGCCCCAGGCCGAGGCGGCTTTGGTGGGCCAGGCCCTGAACGCGACAAATTTTACGAACGCCGCTGCCCTCGGCGCCGCGGAACTGGTCGAACCCATGACCTGCATCCACGCTTCGGCGAGCTACCGCCGGCAACTGGTCAAGACTCTGCTGGAGCGCTGTCTGGCGGAAGCCGCCGGCCGGCTGGGGTAA
- a CDS encoding (2Fe-2S)-binding protein translates to MTTKQTVSVTVNGTRYERDVEPRLTLVDFLRHELALGGTHVGCEHGICGVCTVLINGRSARSCLTLAVQADGAEITTIEGLRNRQTGSLHPIQQAFVEAHGLQCGFCTPGFIMTTLELLRNNPDPSEHDIKEALGGNLCRCTGYQSIMASVKLAASKMRDAQNTSA, encoded by the coding sequence ATGACGACAAAGCAAACCGTGAGCGTCACGGTCAATGGCACTCGCTACGAGCGGGACGTGGAACCCCGCCTGACCCTGGTGGATTTCCTGCGCCATGAACTGGCCTTGGGCGGCACCCATGTGGGCTGTGAGCATGGCATCTGCGGGGTATGCACCGTGCTGATCAACGGCCGTTCGGCTCGTTCCTGCCTGACCCTGGCAGTTCAGGCCGATGGCGCAGAGATCACCACCATCGAGGGCCTGCGCAACCGCCAGACCGGCAGCCTCCATCCTATCCAGCAGGCCTTCGTCGAGGCTCACGGCCTTCAGTGCGGCTTCTGCACCCCAGGGTTCATCATGACCACCCTCGAACTCCTCCGTAACAACCCAGACCCCTCCGAGCACGACATCAAGGAAGCCCTCGGCGGCAACCTCTGCCGTTGCACCGGCTACCAGTCCATCATGGCCTCCGTCAAACTCGCCGCTTCTAAAATGCGCGACGCTCAGAACACCTCTGCCTAA
- a CDS encoding CaiB/BaiF CoA transferase family protein, with protein sequence MTDSKSKFAAGPLAGLRVLDMSTMLAGPYGATLMGDLGADVIKIESHYGDESRHLGPMRGDQRGPYLSLNRSKRDLVLDLQQEEAQKVFAKIAATTDVLVTNIREPALSKLGLSYEQVKAHKPDIIWVRVTAFGADGPYDGRPGIDFLAQGYTGVLTLNGEPTGGPVRTGFPAVDVMTSLLVANAAMAALRVRDQTGEGQRIEVSLLDALMHAQASSIGTYLATGDRPVRTGNRSLYFAPSGVYPTKDGKHVVITTPGEKFFGKVCRALETDWDTDPRFHDINARLANEDELDRVVGERTSQYTRDELVEKLIAADVLTAPINEVEDVIQDPQILHNKMIVSTQHPELGELKVTGIPVRFYGTPCEVRKHPPMQGEHTRELLAELGYSTAEIDDLIARGLAADRVELLRLKEERKAKKKAQQG encoded by the coding sequence ATGACCGATTCCAAGTCCAAATTTGCCGCCGGCCCCCTGGCCGGCCTGCGTGTGCTAGACATGTCCACCATGCTGGCGGGCCCCTATGGCGCCACCCTGATGGGGGATCTGGGTGCCGACGTGATCAAGATCGAATCCCACTATGGCGATGAGAGCCGTCACCTGGGCCCGATGCGGGGCGACCAGCGCGGTCCCTATCTGAGCCTGAACCGCAGCAAGCGCGACCTGGTACTGGACCTGCAACAGGAAGAGGCCCAGAAAGTCTTCGCCAAGATCGCCGCCACCACCGATGTGCTGGTCACCAACATCCGCGAACCGGCCTTGTCCAAACTGGGCCTGTCCTACGAGCAGGTGAAGGCCCATAAGCCGGACATCATCTGGGTCCGGGTCACGGCCTTCGGCGCCGACGGCCCCTACGATGGCCGGCCCGGTATCGACTTCCTGGCCCAGGGCTACACGGGCGTGCTGACATTGAACGGGGAGCCCACGGGTGGCCCGGTGCGCACCGGTTTCCCGGCCGTGGATGTAATGACCTCGCTGCTGGTGGCCAATGCCGCCATGGCGGCGCTGCGGGTGCGGGACCAGACCGGCGAGGGCCAGCGTATCGAGGTGTCCCTGCTGGACGCCCTGATGCATGCCCAGGCCAGTTCCATCGGCACTTATCTCGCCACCGGCGACCGGCCGGTGCGCACCGGCAACCGCAGCCTCTACTTCGCCCCCTCCGGCGTTTATCCCACCAAGGATGGCAAGCACGTGGTGATCACCACCCCGGGCGAGAAGTTCTTCGGCAAGGTCTGTCGCGCCCTGGAAACCGACTGGGATACCGACCCCCGCTTCCATGACATCAATGCCCGCCTGGCCAACGAGGATGAGTTGGACCGGGTGGTGGGCGAGCGCACCAGCCAATACACCCGCGACGAGCTGGTCGAGAAGCTGATCGCCGCCGACGTGCTGACCGCTCCCATCAACGAGGTGGAGGACGTGATCCAGGATCCCCAGATCCTGCACAACAAGATGATCGTCTCCACCCAGCATCCGGAACTGGGGGAGTTGAAGGTAACAGGCATTCCCGTCCGCTTCTATGGCACGCCCTGCGAAGTCAGGAAGCATCCTCCGATGCAGGGCGAGCACACCCGGGAACTGCTGGCGGAACTGGGTTACAGCACCGCCGAAATCGACGATCTGATCGCCCGTGGCCTGGCGGCCGACCGGGTGGAGTTGCTGCGGCTGAAGGAAGAACGCAAGGCGAAGAAAAAAGCCCAGCAAGGCTGA
- a CDS encoding methyltransferase: MAEADAPTVCWTEGGAERSAIWRSERGAPLPRRIVIVDDSLKADAAYRLACEGSALLWQGDYQNARQVLQALARRIDRKGPKPASASPGEAFHCHRQAQAQRAQVLGMLLLPLNADYHIPLRRSPDVQQACLEAYGPANGPSLVSLREILGLIGAHQWRQKGVVLPALGAAIHPHYGVFSPVRGEYLDLVAQAPLPSQTLAFDIGTGTGVLAALLAKRGVARIVATDQDPRALACARENLAHLGLAQQVEVLEADLFPPGKAPLVVCNPPWLPARPSSSVESAIYDPDSRMLLGFLKGLPAHLASGGEGWLILSDLAEHLGLRSREELLAAIAAAGLTVLGRIDVRPRHPKAGDREDPLYAARSAEVTSLWRLAVRATH; the protein is encoded by the coding sequence ATGGCGGAGGCGGACGCCCCGACCGTGTGCTGGACCGAAGGTGGAGCCGAGCGCTCTGCCATCTGGCGCTCCGAGCGCGGCGCTCCGCTGCCCCGACGGATAGTGATCGTCGACGACAGCCTCAAGGCTGACGCCGCCTATCGCCTCGCTTGCGAAGGCAGTGCCCTGCTGTGGCAGGGCGACTACCAGAACGCCCGCCAGGTGCTGCAAGCCCTGGCACGGCGCATCGACCGTAAGGGCCCAAAGCCGGCTAGCGCTAGTCCGGGTGAAGCATTTCACTGCCACCGCCAGGCCCAGGCCCAGCGGGCCCAGGTGCTGGGGATGCTGCTCCTGCCCCTGAATGCGGACTACCATATCCCCCTGCGTCGCTCTCCGGATGTGCAACAGGCCTGCCTGGAGGCCTATGGCCCTGCGAATGGTCCATCCCTGGTGTCGCTGCGGGAGATACTGGGCCTGATCGGCGCCCACCAATGGCGCCAGAAGGGAGTGGTGCTTCCAGCCCTGGGAGCGGCGATCCACCCCCATTACGGCGTGTTCTCACCGGTGCGGGGCGAGTATCTGGATCTGGTGGCCCAGGCGCCGCTGCCTTCGCAAACCCTGGCCTTCGACATCGGCACCGGCACCGGGGTGCTGGCAGCCTTGCTGGCCAAGCGCGGCGTGGCCCGGATCGTGGCGACCGACCAGGACCCGCGCGCGCTGGCCTGTGCCCGGGAGAACCTGGCGCACCTGGGCCTGGCACAACAGGTGGAAGTGCTGGAGGCTGACCTGTTTCCACCGGGCAAGGCGCCCCTTGTCGTCTGCAATCCGCCCTGGTTACCGGCACGGCCCAGTTCTTCAGTCGAAAGCGCGATCTATGATCCCGACAGCCGCATGTTGCTGGGCTTTCTCAAGGGGCTGCCCGCTCATCTGGCAAGCGGTGGCGAAGGCTGGCTGATCCTCTCCGACCTGGCCGAGCATCTGGGCCTGCGCAGCAGAGAGGAATTGCTGGCCGCCATTGCGGCGGCGGGCCTTACCGTACTGGGGCGGATCGATGTGCGGCCCCGGCATCCCAAGGCCGGCGACCGCGAGGATCCGCTTTACGCGGCCCGCAGTGCCGAGGTCACGTCCCTCTGGCGCCTGGCGGTCCGCGCAACACATTGA